One Leptolyngbya subtilissima AS-A7 genomic window carries:
- a CDS encoding sensor histidine kinase, which yields MPVYLNHLADAISDQTDKTSAQIETIKLKSTHVGKQHGHERAGYADYTVSQLILEYHILRQVIFQVLEEETPLEVRERDIIIDSIEQAVNDAATQFSHTLRDIQEMFMVTLTHDLRGPVNIVKMGTQLILRRFERGDAHLDITVRMISAIDRMDAMIQNLLDASRLRAGQSIKLEFEECNLAQLLKDVIEDLNFTYGDRFVVVSDPNITSNCSRKQIRRVIENLASNAVKYGDPETPITVKLYECDSHIHLSVHNQGPPIPSDTQSILFQQFRRTPAAEDKTGWGLGLFLAKNIVEAHEGMIEIESAEGKGTTFIVKLPA from the coding sequence TTGCCCGTTTACTTAAATCATCTGGCTGATGCAATCTCAGATCAAACTGATAAAACCTCGGCTCAAATTGAGACAATTAAGCTAAAAAGCACCCACGTTGGCAAGCAGCATGGCCATGAGCGCGCTGGCTACGCTGACTACACCGTCAGCCAGCTCATTCTGGAATACCACATTCTTCGCCAGGTTATATTTCAGGTCTTAGAGGAGGAAACTCCCTTAGAGGTAAGAGAGCGCGACATTATTATCGACTCCATTGAGCAAGCCGTTAACGACGCCGCAACACAGTTCTCCCACACGCTTAGAGATATCCAAGAAATGTTTATGGTGACATTAACCCACGACCTTAGAGGTCCGGTTAATATCGTCAAGATGGGAACGCAGCTAATTTTGCGTCGGTTTGAGCGAGGCGATGCTCACCTTGACATCACGGTGAGAATGATTAGCGCCATCGATCGCATGGATGCAATGATTCAAAACCTGCTCGATGCCAGTCGATTACGGGCAGGCCAAAGCATAAAGTTAGAGTTTGAGGAATGCAACCTCGCTCAGTTGCTCAAAGACGTCATTGAAGATTTGAACTTCACCTACGGAGACCGTTTTGTCGTAGTCTCAGACCCAAACATTACCAGCAACTGCAGCCGCAAACAAATTCGGCGAGTCATTGAAAATTTGGCTAGTAATGCCGTGAAGTATGGTGATCCAGAGACGCCGATTACGGTCAAGCTTTACGAATGTGACAGCCACATTCACCTTTCGGTTCACAACCAAGGCCCTCCCATTCCTTCAGATACTCAGTCCATTCTGTTTCAGCAATTTCGTCGGACTCCCGCTGCGGAAGACAAGACTGGCTGGGGACTAGGGCTATTTTTAGCAAAAAATATTGTCGAAGCCCACGAAGGAATGATCGAAATCGAAAGCGCAGAAGGCAAAGGAACCACCTTCATTGTTAAGCTACCTGCCTAA